A single window of Caldimicrobium thiodismutans DNA harbors:
- a CDS encoding ComF family protein, with the protein MLEKILSQGLNFLFPSLCLECRSPLAPQESLFCESCLLRLPLAKSYCQRCGTLLSEELLNYYPKEKLNYCSKCLKNPPPYDNVYIAFLYQDPIKTLLHKAKFGENFVIAYQLGRLMQKIIDLPVKLYDFVLPVPLSFKRLQERGYNQSLLILWGYLGIKKPLNILQRIKHSRPQSDLSGKERIENVKGVFKAKEEFQNKRVLLLDDVMTTGATLREASKELKKAGAQKVDLLILARA; encoded by the coding sequence TTGCTGGAAAAAATCCTTTCTCAAGGGCTTAATTTCCTTTTTCCATCCCTGTGCTTAGAGTGTAGATCCCCTCTTGCTCCTCAAGAAAGTCTATTTTGTGAGAGCTGTCTCCTAAGGCTTCCCTTAGCTAAAAGCTATTGCCAGAGATGCGGAACTCTCCTTTCTGAGGAACTTCTTAATTATTATCCAAAAGAAAAATTGAATTACTGCTCCAAATGTCTAAAAAATCCTCCACCCTATGATAATGTTTATATTGCCTTTCTTTACCAAGACCCTATAAAAACTCTGCTTCATAAAGCTAAGTTTGGAGAAAATTTTGTTATAGCCTATCAGTTAGGAAGACTTATGCAGAAAATAATAGATCTCCCTGTTAAACTTTATGATTTTGTTTTACCTGTTCCTCTCTCCTTTAAGAGACTTCAAGAACGGGGCTATAACCAGAGTCTCCTAATCCTCTGGGGTTACTTAGGGATAAAAAAGCCTTTAAATATCCTTCAGAGAATAAAACATAGCAGGCCACAGAGTGATCTTTCCGGGAAAGAGAGAATTGAAAATGTAAAAGGAGTCTTTAAAGCAAAAGAGGAGTTTCAAAATAAAAGAGTTCTTCTTTTGGATGATGTGATGACAACAGGTGCCACTTTGAGAGAGGCAAGTAAGGAGCTTAAAAAAGCTGGAGCCCAAAAGGTTGATTTACTAATCCTTGCCAGAGCTTAA
- a CDS encoding M20/M25/M40 family metallo-hydrolase — protein sequence MLNPERLILEFKTLLGIESPSQKEAKLAYYLADLFEALGYPVFFDKSGEATGSNVGNLILKISGTIQAPPLLLCAHLDTVGPCEGIEVIEENGILKSNGKTILGADDKAGIAILIELARILKENPFPHPPLELIFTTTEEIGLLGAKNLDYKHIESRYGLVLDAENPEEVIHAAPSSYQFHLKVYGKSAHAGIEPEKGINAIKLLAQIVSGLPSGRIDDETTMNIGKINGGKYVNVVPDLAFVEGEMRSHKEEKLETLMSEVRRSVEEVFANYPHKIDNLPSFKLDFHRVFKAFYISEKDPLVQLVKQAGEKVGLNISLRKKEGGSDANVFNEKGIKTLIIGTGMQKVHTTEEFIKTSDLIKSAKLVLEVVKLAGKNPFSRA from the coding sequence ATGCTAAACCCAGAGCGATTAATCCTTGAATTTAAAACCCTCCTTGGAATTGAGAGCCCTTCTCAAAAAGAAGCTAAACTTGCTTATTATCTTGCAGACCTTTTTGAAGCCTTAGGCTATCCAGTCTTTTTTGATAAATCTGGCGAGGCAACAGGCTCAAATGTAGGAAATCTCATTTTAAAAATTTCCGGCACTATACAAGCACCTCCTCTCTTACTCTGTGCGCACCTTGATACAGTAGGTCCCTGTGAAGGAATAGAAGTAATTGAAGAAAACGGAATTCTAAAAAGTAACGGAAAAACAATCCTCGGGGCTGATGACAAAGCAGGGATCGCTATCCTCATTGAACTTGCAAGAATTCTGAAAGAAAATCCCTTTCCTCATCCACCTCTTGAGCTTATTTTCACCACAACGGAAGAGATAGGGCTTCTTGGAGCTAAAAATCTGGATTACAAGCATATAGAATCACGCTATGGCCTTGTGCTTGATGCAGAAAATCCTGAAGAGGTTATCCATGCAGCTCCTTCCTCTTATCAATTTCACCTTAAGGTTTATGGCAAATCAGCTCATGCAGGCATTGAACCTGAAAAGGGAATTAATGCAATCAAGCTTCTTGCCCAGATTGTTTCAGGGCTTCCCTCAGGACGCATAGATGATGAAACCACGATGAATATTGGTAAGATTAACGGAGGTAAATATGTTAATGTAGTTCCTGATCTTGCCTTTGTAGAGGGAGAGATGAGAAGCCACAAGGAGGAAAAACTTGAGACTCTTATGAGTGAAGTGCGCAGATCTGTGGAAGAGGTTTTTGCAAACTACCCTCATAAAATAGATAATCTTCCTTCCTTTAAGCTTGATTTTCACAGGGTCTTTAAGGCCTTTTATATATCCGAGAAAGACCCGCTTGTTCAACTTGTTAAGCAAGCAGGGGAGAAAGTAGGGCTCAATATAAGCCTCAGGAAAAAAGAAGGTGGATCTGATGCCAATGTCTTCAATGAAAAAGGGATAAAAACCCTTATTATTGGGACAGGCATGCAAAAGGTGCATACCACCGAAGAATTTATAAAGACTTCAGACCTCATTAAATCAGCAAAACTTGTTCTTGAAGTGGTAAAACTTGCTGGAAAAAATCCTTTCTCAAGGGCTTAA
- a CDS encoding acylphosphatase encodes MKRIRVLISGRVQGVFFRAYTKEEAERLGLKGWVRNLPDGRVEALFEGEEKAVAEMLKWCHRGSPASVVTKVETFEEHYTGEFKDFKIRY; translated from the coding sequence ATGAAGCGGATAAGGGTATTAATTTCTGGAAGGGTTCAGGGGGTCTTTTTTAGGGCCTATACAAAAGAAGAGGCAGAAAGGCTTGGGCTTAAAGGCTGGGTTAGAAATCTTCCCGATGGCAGGGTTGAAGCCCTCTTTGAAGGTGAAGAAAAAGCAGTTGCTGAAATGCTTAAATGGTGTCACCGAGGCTCTCCTGCCTCAGTGGTAACCAAGGTTGAAACCTTTGAAGAACATTATACAGGAGAATTTAAAGACTTTAAAATAAGGTATTGA